AACAAAAATTCAGTCAGCAGTTGTGTCTGCAGGCATGTTTCTTACTCTGGGGAAAGAGGTAGCCCTTGCTGAGCGCAGGACGCTCATACGGAGCCACCTGAAAACGCAAacacaacagcaacagcaacaacatcAGGTTGACCGTTAGACAGGCTCGGTTCCAAATTTCTTTTTGTGTTTTGGGGTAGAAGAAATGATTCGATTTGGGCAGAGGCCATGCGGCGGGCGGGAAGGTAGAGCGACGTACGGACTCCTTGGAGATGATGGCGAGCTCCCCGGGCTGGACGCCCTGCTTGCCGAACTCCCTCGCGGCGTATCCCTGTCATGTCAAACAAAGAGACAAGCGTGAGAATCCAACCAAAACATACATTCCACAGAGACGACAGGAAGCAGACTCGGAGGGAGGAGAGTACGAACCGCAGCGACTCCGCCGCCGAGGATGACGTACTTGAAGTGCTTCTCCGACGCCATCTCCCCGACGGATCGATGGATGGAGCGCAGCAGCGAATTGCGAGGAAGAAACGGAAGGGCGGAGGAGAGGAAGGTGGGAGGAAAACGCGGCCGTTCGCTGGCTTTTTATTCCCTCGCCTCCCCTGGCCGCTTACGTTTCCGCTGCTTTTGGCGTCCACGTGGCCGACCCAGGGTTGACCGATGGGGTCACCATTTCCTCGGTGGCGGCTAACTAGCCTTTCCCCACCAGAATGAAGAAGAGggaggaaaaaaacagaaacggAATGCAAACCTAAGAGCTGACGTAAGATTCGCTATCATATGGGCCTCCTACCGAGTCCAGGTTCACGGGCGGCATCATATTTGTGTTATACCAATAGAAAAGGAGAACACACACCAACGGCTAACCGAAGGAAAGATTCCACCTTCCTGTCCGTCTACACTTGGTCAGACACCATCAATTCAGCCGTCAACGTCGGTCGACCTGGTGCCGGTTACCAATGCATCGTCAAGCGACAATCCTCACGTTAAGCAATATAAAATACAATAAAGGGAATTTGTTACTATCAGACATTTTCCACTAACCATTCTCATCAAGTTACAAGCTTAACCGTGAAAATTTTGGAAACATATGTTAGCTTTCCCCTACTAACGTTGGGAGATAATTCTGTCGACGGAGAAAAATGTTATGGTATGCTTTTGATCCATGCTTCTCGTTCAAAGGCTCACTGTTGCTTTCGTACTGCAGACATTACCCAAGACACAAGTTGCATTGGTCCTGCTCCCTCTGCTGAAGAAGGCCAAACTCCAAGCACCACAGCAGAAAACAACACCTCTCCTGGGAGAATTGAGGGGAGCCCATTTATTGTAAAACAGGTCAGCAAATCATCATACGGCCCGTGATGTAGCAACCCTGCACATGAGAACGATGGCAATGAATGATGGAGCCAAACATTGATGAAAAGAAATCCACCAAAAAGAAGAACAGTGCATCAAACTtattccctccgtcccaaaataagtgacatGGTTTTAGTTTGAACCAAAACCACGTCACTTATTTTGAAGtgaaatagcataaaactaccacttttcgCGTTAGGGTTCCGAAAAACTACCAAAAATTTGTTTGTGACTGATACCTACCAGAATCCACGTCGGCTGTTTCAAAAAGCCCAAATCGCCGAGTGCTTATCAATTGAACGCGATTATGACAGTTGGGGCCTGCACGTAAGAGAATCGTTTCTTTGACTGTTTGTTTGACCGCTAACTTACCTGTGGGGCCTATGTGTGAGTGTCTCTTCCtcactcaaataaaaataaaattcttcaatccctcaattttttttagaatttagAAATATGCCCTCATTTTTACAGAATAACCCCTATAATTTTTTTAAAGCAATCAGGTCCCTGCAAATATTTTCTAAAAAAACAATCAGGTCCCTACAAATATTTTAAGTAAGCAATTGGGTCCTTGTAATTTGTTTGAAAAGCAATCGGGTCCATGCTCCAGATCATCAGGATCCGGCCGGTCTAGACCTCAACTGCCTCGcctatggccgccgccgccgccgctccttgTAGCACGACCGCTGCTGCTGCTCCTTCTCCCTGCCGctagctgctgctgctcctcctCCCTGCCGCTAGCTGCTGCTCCTCCTCCTTGCCGCTACTACCTACTGCTCCTTGCCGGTGATATCCCGCGTCCAGCACCGTTCAGCCTCCCCGTTGTCCCGTGTCCCTCGCCGGTGGGAGCTCCGCCGCCGTGTGTGTGCCATCTCTCCTCCCCATCTTCTCGTTTCCCTTTCTCTAAGCTCTCTTGTCCCGCAGGAACACCGAGCCGCCATGGCGCCCCGAGCTCCAGATCGAGCAGCTCCAGTGCATGCCCACCTCTCCTACTGCAGCGTGCCACTGCGTGCGGCCATGTTGCCCTGCTTGCCTGCTCGTCGCATCGCCGGACTGGGTGGTTTTCTCCCATTTTTTACAGGGCGGCGGCAGTGCTGGAGAGAGATCAGGGGAGAAGAGGGAGAGAAGAAAGAGAGGTAGGAGACAACTGACATGTGAGCCACACATGTAAGTTAACAGTCAAACAAACGGTCAAAAAAATTATTATTTTTTTCGAAACAAAACGGTCAAAAAATGGTTATCTTACATGCGGGCCCTAACTGTCATAATCACGATCAATTGATAAGCACTCAGTGATTTGGGTTTTATGAAACAGCCTACGCCGATTCTGGTAGGTATCAGTCACAAACGAATTTTTGCTAGTTTTTTGGAACCCTAACGcgaaaagtggtagttttatgctattcactccttattttgggacggagggagtattagatAAATAGACTGTTAATACAGGAACATATTTTCAAACATGGACAGGTTTGCCTCCAGATGTACAACAAGAAAACTTGAAAATTAAGTCCAGAACAGACCAAAATCGTGAAGTGAGTGGTGATGTTAAAGGAAAAAAGCGAGAGAACTACTGACCAATTGATTAAACAGGAGCTTATGTCTTGGGAACTGTAACATTCAAGATCTTCACATCCTGATACGGCTTGTCATTTTTGTCCGTCTTGACCTTCTCAATTTGCTTTAAACACAAAATGAAATGTTAAGAAGACAATAAAGGAAATGAAAAGACAACGTTCAGGCACTAAAGGAATATGCAAAAGTTTGATACCTGAACAACATCCATCCCTTTCACAACTCTACCAAACACTGTATGTTTGTTATCTAGCCATGGAGTTGCCACAGTGGTGATAAAGAATTGAGAACCATTAGTATTTGGTCCCGCGTTAGCCATTGAAAGTGTAAATGGCCTGTCATGTCTCAAGCTGCAATACGACCAATAAAGTTGTCACTGTAAGCCTAAGGGATAGATCATCCATAAAAGGCAGTTctctcttcaacaaggcagtgcgTACGTCAAAACTGTATTTAGTCGACCATAAATATATTGTTTTTTAACACCATAAATATATTGTTTTCCCTGAGTAATAAATTTACCATAATCGCTAATGTACATTGAGATGGAAAAAAAGACTCATTTTGTGCAAACAAGAAAAATGTGTCATATAGCTAAAATACCTTTTGTGAAATTCATCTTCAAACTCCCTGCCCCAGATTGATTGCCCACCAGTACCATCCCCCAAAGGATCCCCAGTCTGGACCATGAATCCTTTAATTACACGATGAAATATTAGATTATCATAATAACCATTTCGGCAGTGAGTAGTGAAATTTTCCACAGTTTTAGGACACTCTTCTGGATATAGTCTCAAGTGAATATCACCCATTGAAGTATGAAACACCTGAAATAGAAAAAGAATTTAACAGATTCAGGCAATGCAAAATGACATATAGATACTGATTTCACATACAATCCGGGTATTAATGTCATTCACCAAAGGAGTAACAGCCACATCTAAATGTTAAGAAAACATACCAAATTGTCAGGTAGTGATGTCGTAGCAGTCTTCCCTAATTCTGATACAGACAAAAGTTCTTCTGGTGGGGGTTTTTCATTGAAAACATCCCTACCCTTAGTGGCATCTTCAGGCTCTTCAGGTTCTCTACGACTGTACAGTAATAAGGACAAAAAAGGATGTTAAACTTCCAAGAACTAACATATATGAACAAAGTTCATAAGAGCCTTCCAAGCAACTAAGTTTAAAACCAGCTAATTAAATATTCTCCTGAAATGCTTGAACTGGCATACCTAAAGGTATATATCCGGTGTTTCTTGAAGGCGCAACATAACAGAGTAGGGTCTGATAAAGGCTCCTTCGTGTCATTGACATTAGCAGCTATTGAAGGAATTTTCCTAACCTTCTTGTTGCCTTTGTCACCTTGGTATAGAGCAATTCTCAGAAACCTCTCATTGTTCTCTACCTTCCCCAGGATACGGGGAACCTTATTTGTGTGCAAATTTACAACCTGCATATATATGATGTTTAGAAGTCTTACAGAAAGATGTTTCACTAGTAGCTGGTGTAAGATGCCAGACAGAAGTACACATTGTCATTATTCATTATGAGATCAGCGACTAGGAGCGGAACATGATTATTATGTGTAATAAAAGGTCAATGGCTCACCATGAGCAAATGTATGTATAAATGTTTTGTCTGAAGAATTCTTTAACATCAATGATAAATTCCCTTGAGTACACAACAAAAATGGACTGGTAATATCAAAGTACATAAAGAATACAATTGAAAAGGAAGGAACGAAGGCATACCTTTATGCCCAAAAGGGTGGCATAAATAAGGAAGTTACAGCTCTCATCGAATACAGCATTAGGTTGAGGAACATTTTCTGTCTTTTCTATTTCCTTCTCGACAGCCATTCTTCTCCCAAAATCAATAGCATCAAGATGATACAACGGAACGTCACTTTTCTGAAGATCTTGTGCCACCTACAAGTAACAATATTCAGTCCAAAATTACAAACCGAACATATCTACTTGTGATGTGCAAGCActggacagagggagtatcttaccTCAAGGGACTCATCATACACGCGTCTTAATTTACCAGTTTTGAACCAAAATACCCTTATCCTGCGGTCAGGGGATGTGACCACAAATTGAGTGCCATCGTTGCTCACCTGGGAAAGATCAGCTCATTAAGTAGAGCTATTCCAGTCATAATTACAATAATAACAGTGATTGTCGTTTCTAAAAAGTATCAGATTTGAAAATGCACTAGACCTATGTAGttctttttttttaaacaatCGGCATCA
This sequence is a window from Aegilops tauschii subsp. strangulata cultivar AL8/78 chromosome 7, Aet v6.0, whole genome shotgun sequence. Protein-coding genes within it:
- the LOC109774106 gene encoding peptidyl-prolyl cis-trans isomerase CYP71, which encodes MATTSESTANSTVTSATADGDTEREQEHGNGATAAPAVVQQEEEGEELIGPGPAPARQRQKRPLQFEQAFLDALPSAAMYEKSYMHRDVVTHVAVSPADFFITGSADGHLKFWKKKPSGIEFAKHFRSHLSPIEGLAVSVDGLLCCTISNDRSVKIYDVVNYDMMFMMRLPFVPGAIEWVYRQGDVKPKLAVSDRNTSSVHIYDTHSGSNDPIISKEIHAGPVKVMKYNHAQDVVISADAKGLLEYWSPSTLKFPEDAVNFRLKTDTNLFELAKGKTSVSAIEVSNDGTQFVVTSPDRRIRVFWFKTGKLRRVYDESLEVAQDLQKSDVPLYHLDAIDFGRRMAVEKEIEKTENVPQPNAVFDESCNFLIYATLLGIKVVNLHTNKVPRILGKVENNERFLRIALYQGDKGNKKVRKIPSIAANVNDTKEPLSDPTLLCCAFKKHRIYTFSRREPEEPEDATKGRDVFNEKPPPEELLSVSELGKTATTSLPDNLVFHTSMGDIHLRLYPEECPKTVENFTTHCRNGYYDNLIFHRVIKGFMVQTGDPLGDGTGGQSIWGREFEDEFHKSLRHDRPFTLSMANAGPNTNGSQFFITTVATPWLDNKHTVFGRVVKGMDVVQQIEKVKTDKNDKPYQDVKILNVTVPKT